Proteins encoded by one window of Anopheles maculipalpis chromosome 2RL, idAnoMacuDA_375_x, whole genome shotgun sequence:
- the LOC126567342 gene encoding uncharacterized protein LOC126567342, whose translation MDKKIKALQIKKRVTVKGLKTLERFQIEFVPDCARQIPEALEFLERQRSRFFNIIEKLEELDETDASFETYLTESSVIEDRCRKLKSFLRENQLQDEDTLNDTTGLASSTLAFGRPNAPNLRLPKIELPTFDGDHTKWLSFRDRFVAMIEASAELPSIAKLQYLLSSLKGDAALPFEHTPLTSDNYSVTWVALLKRYDNSRVLIREYYRKLHYLSGVQSVCVDKLTHLVDEFTRLVSGLVKLNEPVEVWDTPLSNMLLMKLDREALMAWEKHSVHFTKNKYSDVIAFV comes from the coding sequence ATGGACAAGAAAATCAAGGCATTGCAAATCAAGAAGAGAGTAACAGTGAAAGGACTCAAGACGCTGGAACGGTTCCAAATTGAATTTGTGCCCGATTGTGCAAGGCAGATTCCGGAAGCtttggaatttttggaaaGGCAGAGGTCAAGGTTCTTCAACATAATCGAAAAACTCGAAGAATTGGATGAAACCGACGCAAGCTTCGAAACGTACCTAACGGAGAGCAGTGTGATCGAGGATCGTTGCCGGAAGCTGAAATCATTCCTGCGAGAGAACCAGCTTCAGGATGAAGATACGCTGAACGACACAACGGGGTTGGCTTCCTCTACGCTGGCTTTTGGTCGGCCAAACGCTCCGAACCTACGCCTACCAAAGATCGAGCTGCCAACGTTTGATGGAGACCATACAAAATGGCTGTCCTTCAGAGATCGCTTCGTAGCCATGATCGAAGCGTCTGCAGAATTACCCTCCATTGCCAAATTACAATACCTGCTTTCATCGTTGAAGGGTGACGCCGCTCTACCATTCGAGCACACCCCTTTAACATCGGATAACTATTCAGTAACGTGGGTGGCACTTCTAAAGCGGTACGACAATTCACGTGTGTTGATCCGTGAATATTATCGGAAATTGCACTACCTTTCGGGAGTGCAATCGGTGTGCGTCGACAAGCTTACGCACTTAGTGGACGAATTCACTCGTTTAGTCAGCGGGTTAGTGAAGCTGAATGAACCGGTCGAAGTGTGGGATACGCCACTTTCGAACATGCTGTTGATGAAGCTGGATCGTGAAGCATTGATGGCTTGGGAAAAACATTCCGTGCATTTCACTAAGAACAAATACAGTGATGTGATCGCCTTTGTGTAG